AACGGCACGGCGGAGGCCATCTACACCTCGGGGCTGGTTTGGTGCCAGGCGCCCTTCGGATACGCTCTCTCACTCGTCTTCGGTGAGTTTTCTACCGTTTGTTCGTTCTAGTACTCATCAGTCCAGTGCGTTTTTGATACATAAGAAGAAGTATGGACTTACTTGATGAATTTAGTAGTAAGTACCTAATGGATAAGCTGCCATTAATATATCGGGTTTAGGGTTAGAAATAACGAACCCATCTTCTTGTGGGATTCAAAAGCAGTCTGTTTTAAGTGatcatattagtaaaaatacaaCCGACCAGCGCACATACTCGTATAGCCACTGCTGAATCAATACTGTCGGAGCGGTACTTTTCTATTTCCGGAAACAAACACGCCACTTTCGCTCCTCTACTACATTGATTTgatttaactaaataacatttttaataataatggtTGTAGAATGATTTCTAAAATTAGCAAAAATTTCGTATAGTAACAATTGCATAATGTAGAAGATAAGTAAATGTACAGATTATCGTATGAGGCAGCTGCCACAAGTTTGCGCAAATTGCATACTATGCTTTAAAATCGTCAAAATATAGTATAAGACAGTAAGTATAAGAAGGTACCGTTCTTATGTTCTCTCGTTGTAATTTTGTCGTGTTGTCGTTAGGGGGCATATTCTTCGCGAACCCGATGCGCAAGCAGGGCTATGTGACGATGCTGGACCCCCTGCAGGACTCTTTCGGCAGCCGTATGGGAGGCCTGCTCTTCCTACCAGCGCTCTGCGGGGAGGTCTTCTGGGCGGCCGGCATCCTGGCGGCGCTCGGTGAGAATATTGTTTGTGTTACACCTTGATGACCAGCGTAAGTAGGACTCCGGCAAGATGGACTCATGTACTAGGTTTTGCGAagtaaatggataaggatacGTTACGGTAGTGCTTTAAGAATGAGTTCAGTATTAGATGTCTTTTATCAgtaatgattattattattattactcaaTATAACTCTCTTTTATTGATCTCGTTTGTAACATGTAAGGGCCCAGTTTCATTAGTCGAATCCTCGTTCGTTTTAGAGTATGCGGGGAGTCCCCACTTACGGGCCAACGACTCAGTTGACGAGTACAATGCGTTAGTAAGGAAAAGTTAGGACTATTGCCCAATGCATGCGGGCGCTAACTACTAATGAAACTGCGCCCTAATATTAGAATTaggaaataaagatttaaatcttttagtaAGTACCGACCGGGGTAGGTGTCGTCGGTTAGAACTCACGCCGTTTATTATGCAAAGGGTTTAGGATCGGTTGTGTTTCATAGTCGCGGGGTGCTTACAAAAACTAATGTAATATTCATAACGAGCGAACTGATATTTATAGagaaaattgtttcaaaagctaaagtatttatttcaataaaaaacaatttagtcAACAAAATGATCCGAAAAAAGATTTTCCCAAGTTATAAAGTACACGACCGCGGGAATGGCATACctaattttacaacaaaaatccCCCCACTTTACAGCTTGTTTACTACCGATTGAATAACAAACAAACTGATATTCTCATTGACGATATTTTAAGAAGAGAattagaaaaaacatttatgtaaaaatgtaaataggaaaaaagacaaaaattcACTTGTCTGAAAAAAACCCCGTGAGACATAAAGGTTCGTATCCACTCTACGTGAATTGGCGGTCGGCCAGCCACAGCCCTTCCCAGTACCAACTTCAACATCAAATCTATAAAGAACATATAACCAGTAgtttatatatgtgtatatagaATTGCTTCTTGTAACTTTTCAACAATATCTAAGTGTCTATTCTTCTAGCAAATTGGATGTATCTCAGAAGaattagtgaaaaaaatatttttcttgataTAGTTACTTGCATTACTTAAGATGATacctttttgttaaaataaatagtacagAAAATAAGATACGATGTATTCAGacgtatgtatatatattattgaagCTAATACAAgcgtttgttttgtttcttgataacaaaaaaaaaaattgtaattcttACGCAAACAAAGTGGGGTCGCTCCCTATCCGTGTGAGAATTAGGGTCGTCCCCCGGGTCGCAAATGTAGTCGCACGACGAGGCAACTCACCTTTACCAATATTGCCAGGTAAATTGCGCTCCCGAGACATTTCGTGTTATCTTACATGCTTAGAAAATATGACTGATAgggagattttttttttcaatattttcaactATATAAATGTCTGTAATCACGTATTTAGAAATGACGGAACAAATGaataatgaatgtttttttattgtcttctTCATTCTTCTTTtactactaaaataattattgaatgaTATATTAAAGACTCAGCAAGTTTGAGAAGTAAAAGCGTACCTTCATGTACAAACCGcgttcaaaatttaatttaactgagTAATCGTTTTAATCAACTCGGGGCGTCGGCGGTTCCTTCTCTAATAACACGTAACACAACTTTGTGTCTTTGACGTGTGTTTAATGAAGGGGATGTGTTGCCACCCCTAACTTCCTAAACGGGTAATGTATCCATAAGGCCTGTATTGTCAATAAAAGATTCCTTTAATGTCTTGTACTGTCTTTTCACTGTTTGTTTCACAATCTCTGTCACGCAGGCGCGACTTTGGCCGTGATTATCGACATGGACCACCGCACATCGGTGATCTTCAGCGCGTGCGTGGCGGTCTTCTACACGTTGTTCGGCGGGCTGTACTCGGTGGCCTACACCGATGTCATCCAGCTGTTCTGCATTTTCATTGGGCTGTGGATGTGCATCCCGTTCGCGTGGGCTAACGATCACGTCAAGCCACTCGGCTCCATGGAGATCGACTGGATCGGCAGCATCGACCCCAACTACTACTGGTTCTATGCCGACTATGGACTCCTGCTCATCTTTGGAGGAATACCGTGGCAGGTAAAACaccattataattatttattttatcatttttaaacaatagaaGCATCAATAATTTGTAGTATTACTAACATTTAGTATGTATTGCATTGTTTGTCTGTGTGTCCAGGTGTACTTCCAACGTGTGCTAAGCAGCAAGACGGCGGGACGCGCGCAGATCCTCTCCTACGTGGCGGCCGTCGGATGCATCTTTATGGCCATCCCACCCGTACTCATCGGTGCCATCGCCAAAGCCACCGGTAACACTTTACTTAGCATTATTAACCTCTTAAAACGTATTCATACGTTCAcgtttgaaaaattttatcaatattaaattgacgTCATTATTGTCTCCGATGCGAACTATAAATGAATCGTTTTGTATCAGCATGGAACGAGACGAACTTCCACGGCGAGCTGACCCCGGAGGGCGAGCTAACGTCGGACCAGACGTCGATGATCCTACCGCTAGTGCTGCAGCACCTGACGCCGGACTTCGTCAGCTTTTTCGGGCTGGGCGCCGTCTCCGCCGCTGTCATGTCCTCCGCCGACTCCAGCGTGCTCAGCGCCTCTTCCATGTTTGCCAGGTGCCTTGACATTCCtcaatattttaagaattaagATTGTAGGTGCTGGAGCTGAGACTTGCGatcttacaaattttataatcactGTTACGCAATGAATAAATGAGATTCTATTTACCTTACAAAGGTATGTTTAGTACTTATTTTGTCCATTACGATAAGAAATACTAAGTAACATTGCCTGcctaaatataattgtaaaaatagttAGTAAATAACGTAGTATGTTTGTGTGCTCAGGAACGTGTACAAGTTGATCTTCAGACAGAACGCATCGGAGATGGAGATCATCTGGGTGATGCGCGTTTCCATCTTGATTGTTGGCGTACTGTCAACTGTGATGGCGCTCACCATTCCTTCTATATACGGCTTGTGGTGAGTTCAGGAGATACGCTACTGTCTTCCCATTGAAATTGAtggttgttaaattttaaaataaactaaacacaAATGATAACGCTGTACACATGATGCGTATCTACCCTACATTGGAATATAGCGCgtcttattttaaagttttttcattgtagtaaattaaatttgcagCTATCTTCAttctatgttaaatataaagtatgtCTTTGTGTGAAAGGTATTGATCTaaagatattgttatattacttATTGGAGTGAAACTGTAGAGTTTGGATTAGCACCACTTGttagtataattattaattaaaagttgcCGCAGCTCGCCGACGGCGGAACTTCGATTATTCTCatctaataacaaatataaagagTAATTAGACTGAATTATCGTTACATTTACTTGAAACGACTCATTGTTGATGATAaaattgttgttataaaatcataagTTGCGATAATATTGTTTGACTCGCTTTATTAAGAGAATTGACTATCGGTATTTCGAGATTATCTGTAtagaaatgatttttatttagattggTTTTCAATACAGtcatgaaaattaatattttgttggtCACTtgaaaagtatataatttattggatCGTGAAAACGACTATCGACAAAACTATCAGCAAGCAAAAGACAAAAAGTGGAACAAAGATGTGTGATATAATTGTCCAATATAGACAAAGGATCGGTTCTATCGATATCGTAAAGAAGTAAAAGGTTTACTTCGGCAAACTGAAATCaacaattcaaattaaaaaccaacGTGAATTAATCAAACAGTCGTAGGCAAATACGAGGCGACTGAATGAAATGAACCAGCGCCCACCCGGTGCACGCCCGCCACCCGACCAGGTGACATGTGGGGTGTGTGAGTGTGGGGAATGAGCGTGAGGGGCAAAGGGGGTGTCCGGCACTGGTGTGAGCACTGGAGGAGGTGGCTTGCATGATTTAATAGGAAATCCATCGGCTAAATGATTGAATTTCTCCTGCGTTATACACGCAAAACTTCATTGCAATACTAGTCTAAAAATACCTGAAGAATGacattctattttataattaattattacggCATAGCATTGGAAGGGTTAACATATCTTTCTGTACCCGTACCATGTTACGAGAAACAATTATCGCTGTTTGCAGCTAGCGCGGAATGCTAACTGTGTGTTTGTTTGTCGACAGGTCGATGTGTTCGGACTTGGTGTACGTGATACTGTTCCCGCAGCTGCTGATGGTGGTGCATTTCAAACGGCACTGTAACACTTATGGCTCTCTGGCGGCTTACATTGTGGCGCTGCTGGTGCGTCTGTCGGGCGGTGAGAAGCTGCTCGGCCTGCCCGCCCTCATCCATTACCCTGGTTGGGACCCCGACAACGAGGTGCAGCTCTTTCCCTTCCGCACCATGGCCATGGTACTTTCGCTCTTCACGCTCGCGTTCATCTCCTGGCTGTCAGTGTAAGTCAATTTGTACTATCTTTATTTCATAAGCACTGAAAAACCATTCATTAAATAGTAAGAcgacaaataacaataataatatacttttaaaatgatgAATAAAATCTGGATTCCTTTTTGATATGATAATGAAATTTGCTGAAAGAGTGTAGAGTCCAATTGATTTGAATAGCAAATTAAGGAACAAACATTTCCGCGgcacaaacaaattaatttcctCACTTGTCGTATCGTGTCGTGTCGCACAACACGACTGTCTtttgtcaatttaattttcttatctaagaaccttactaatattataaatacgaaagtttagattgatggatggttctttgttataaggtatctccagaacggatcttgatgaaatttgttacagatgtagaacatagtctggaagaacacatagactacttattaagttttatttaattccgcgcggacggagttgcgggctacagctagtaattcataaaaataagcGTACAAAGGAACTTTTCAAAACGTCACATTGAGttacttaatttttcttttatttctgatAATTATACTAAAAGTAAATGCATCTATTTTCTCACAGttacaattttatcaataacttacttttacccgcgactccgtccgcgtggaataaaaaaaatgcacacaagataaaaaagttcctatgcccttctcctagttctaagctacctccccatcaattttcagctaaatcagttccacctatcttgagttataaatagtgtaacacgactttcttttatatataaagatttctatagaaatttaaaactattttttttaaatataaagaagaagaaatgttGTATTATTTGATATGTAACAAAGTGACGACCTCTGTGTGACCTGTATCTCGTATTGATCTCATCTCGCGCCACCTCTATCTCTAAGTACATCTCTCCTAcatcgttatatttttaaattgtatactaCGTTCTCTCACTTTCTCTTAtactagttaaaataatttatacttagGTGTGTTTTTCGAGATTTCGGACAGTATTATCAGTTAAAAACAAACCTAGATCTAATAATTAGAGAAATTACAATCACTGTTTGGTTGTTAGTCcataaaatgttgtaatgaATAACAAAAAGTATATCAATTTTGGATAATTATACAAAGTTTTGgtcttaatttagtttaaatacaatacGTTACAGTACGTTAGATACtacaatttatgttaaatatcgCGTTGAACTCGATTCTTTGTTGCATAAATGAATATTCAGTTAATTTCTGTGCCCATATTTTTGGTGTTAAACTGACAACGGCGTTCGAATTAGcgcatttgtttaaatttgcaGCGTCTCTCGTTTCTTGTCACGACAATTTCCCCGATAGTGTATAGGTACATTTGATCACGCGAcgcattttatatatattagtgCAGAATTATTCACGAGGCACTAATGCCTTCAACTTATTtttagcttttaaaaaaagcttttggAATATTTTGTCATAGGAGCTTTATTTCTatgttgtagttttttttgtacttttgtaaggtttttcaaacaaagaaaaacataatctTGGTCATTGTGTAATCTTTGGTcttacataacataaatatagttttaaagttatttctttgtttcgGCGACGCGCACATTAAAATTCTAATTGCTCACAAGATTGCAGATAACATTTGAGATTCACTTTCGATTTCTAATATTGCACTATGTAAGTGGTTCAACTATAAcattgcttaattttaattgaaacaagcTGTCGtacgcgaatccgtccgcgcggaatttattAGTAGtgtatgttcttccagactttgttctacaactgtaccgaatttcatcgaaattccttcaaccgttctggagatacgtagTAACAAAGATTACGATGGATTGGTTaaagattcgcatttataatattagtaagatgtacgTAGGAGTACATAGGATATGAGAAATAAACACAGTTCCAAATCGATgtaaaagtattaattattgaTGGTATGATGTGGTTTAGATTCCTATTCAACGGCGGCTACCTGAGTCCGGAGTCTGACTACTTCAACTGCGTGGTTAACATCCCTGAGGACATCCGGCGCGTAGACGAGCCCTCGGAGGCTGGCGAGCAGATGTCGGTACTAGGTGGCGTGCCGGGTCGGCTGTACGGCGCCGCATCCACGCTGGTCGGGCCCGACGAGCGCTCTGGTCGCGTTAACCCTGCCCTCGAACCCGACGACGACCTGGACGACCCCAACGACGGCCCCACTCCCCTCTTCGGCAACAGCAGCGCCCCCCCGCCCGTCCAGCCCTTCGGTAAACAGACGGCCTTCTGAGACGACCGCCGCATCTATTACTACGAATAGACTA
Above is a genomic segment from Papilio machaon chromosome 9, ilPapMach1.1, whole genome shotgun sequence containing:
- the LOC106709934 gene encoding high-affinity choline transporter 1, whose product is MINIAGVISIILFYVLILAVGIWAGRKKPPGNDSEEEVMLAGRSIGLFVGIFTMTATWVGGGYINGTAEAIYTSGLVWCQAPFGYALSLVFGGIFFANPMRKQGYVTMLDPLQDSFGSRMGGLLFLPALCGEVFWAAGILAALGATLAVIIDMDHRTSVIFSACVAVFYTLFGGLYSVAYTDVIQLFCIFIGLWMCIPFAWANDHVKPLGSMEIDWIGSIDPNYYWFYADYGLLLIFGGIPWQVYFQRVLSSKTAGRAQILSYVAAVGCIFMAIPPVLIGAIAKATAWNETNFHGELTPEGELTSDQTSMILPLVLQHLTPDFVSFFGLGAVSAAVMSSADSSVLSASSMFARNVYKLIFRQNASEMEIIWVMRVSILIVGVLSTVMALTIPSIYGLWSMCSDLVYVILFPQLLMVVHFKRHCNTYGSLAAYIVALLVRLSGGEKLLGLPALIHYPGWDPDNEVQLFPFRTMAMVLSLFTLAFISWLSVFLFNGGYLSPESDYFNCVVNIPEDIRRVDEPSEAGEQMSVLGGVPGRLYGAASTLVGPDERSGRVNPALEPDDDLDDPNDGPTPLFGNSSAPPPVQPFGKQTAF